A genomic region of Fusarium oxysporum f. sp. lycopersici 4287 supercont2.30 genomic scaffold, whole genome shotgun sequence contains the following coding sequences:
- a CDS encoding uncharacterized protein (At least one base has a quality score < 10), producing the protein MARQRDRLFVFWSVHGDPFPEATTPLSRFGRYLLASVLFVIQLTFLVGVPATPSLLAWSTQNQLWPALIESGLEKEAREVLGYLILDTILLVFMIWGAVPVFAVTRMNGSRGRMLTYAAFGGIAMVFVCVSIRTMYLTWTWSLLFELATGDARLAGRCKFISFTLGVLLCLGCASVVIYSFHTTRFGTPLVIQQMLDDAAQLLCSTKMRAGMVAEKSDGESMGKSVEA; encoded by the coding sequence ATGGCTCGCCAACGGGACCGACTGTTTGTCTTTTGGTCCGTCCACGGGGACCCGTTCCCGGAGGCCACTACTCCTCTGTCGCGGTTTGGGCGATACTTGCTTGCATCCGTGCTCTTCGTCATCCAGTTGACCTTCTTGGTTGGTGTGCCAGCGACACCAAGCCTTCTGGCATGGTCTACTCAAAACCAGCTTTGGCCGGCCCTGATTGAGTCGGGACTGGAGAAGGAAGCAAGGGAGGTCTTGGGATACCTTATCCTTGATACGATACTCCTTGTTTTCATGATCTGGGGTGCTGTGCCGGTCTTTGCGGTGACCAGAATGAATGGAAGTCGAGGAAGGATGCTCACGTATGCGGCGTTTGGCGGGATAGCGATGGTGTTTGTCTGCGTCTCGATTCGTACAATGTACTTGACCTGGACCTGGTCACTGCTTTTTGAGCTGGCGACTGGTGATGCGAGGCTTGCAGGACGATGCAAGTTCATCTCCTTCACATTGGGTGTCCTGCTCTGCTTGGGTTGCGCCTCGGTCGTCATCTACTCATTCCATACGACAAGATTCGGCACGCCTTTGGTCATTCAGCAGATGCTGGATGATGCTGCGCAGTTGCTGTGTTCTACCAAGATGCGGGCTGGTATGGTGGCCGAAAAAAGTGACGGGGAGAGCATGGGCAAGAGCGTCGAGGCCTAA